In Flavobacterium enshiense, the genomic stretch TCAAGCGCCGAAGTAAAACATGAAGCCGAAAAGACCGATCCGGAAATTTCAGTTCTGGGTGTCGACCAAAATTTCCTCCCCAACAAAGGACTGGAAGCTACAAAAGGAAGAAATTTTACCGGTTTTGATATTTCCAATAATAATTATGTCTGCATTTTAGGTTCCGATTTTGAAAAGGGACTTTTTAAAGACATGAATCCGATTGACAAAACGATATCGGTCCGCGGAGCCAAATTTAAAGTGATAGGCGTACTGAAAGAAAAAGGCTCCACTTTTGGAAACAATCAGGACTTGAGGGTTTTGATTCCAATTCAAGTGGCACGTTCCCTGTTTTCGGCTCCCAATATCAATTACGATATTAACGTGATGGTAAGCAAAAAAGAAACCCTGGCTATGGCTTCTGACAACGCCACTATTTCGATGCGAAAAATAAGAAAACTTAGTCCGGTCCAGGAAAACAATTTTGGTGTGGAACGCAGTGACGATTTGATTCAGCGTTTACTTTCCAACACTGAAGTACTCCGCGTCAGTGCCTGGGTTATCGGGATTATTACAGTATTTGGTTCTTCGATTGCTTTGATGAACATTATGCTGGTTTCGGTTACGGAAAGAACCCGTGAAATTGGTGTTCGAAAATCACTTGGTGCCAAAAGAAGTACAATTGCATGGCAGTTTTTCACCGAAACATTAGTAATCGGACAAATGGGCGGAATCCTGGGAATCATTCTGGGAATCGGAATTGGCTTCGGAATTGCCAAAGCCATCGATTTTAACTTTGTTATTCCGTGGATGGCGATTATGGCAGCGTTCATCACAACTTTCATTGTAGCTATTGTTTCCGGATTATATCCTGCTATTAAGGCTTCGAAATTGGATCCTGTGGAAGCATTACGCTATGAGTAAATGAGTCGAAGTTTGCAGTATGCAGTTTCTTAGTTTCCTGAATACTGTGACTGCGACTGTAAACTACTATCTAAAAACTCCTCTCACCATCCTGTCATTATCGTAAATATCTTTTCGCAATTCGATATTTTTAAAACTGTATTTTTCAAGCAGCCATACCATTTCTTTTCCGAGATACTGATTGATTTCGAAGTACAGTTGCCCGTTTTCGGATAAATTCTGCATGGCCAGTTCTGTAATTTTTCGGTAAAAAACCAACGCATCATTATCTTCTACGAACAATGCCAAATGCGGTTCGAAATCCAGGACGTTTTTCTTAATTTCCACTTTTTCCAGATTTCTGACATAGGGCGGATTCGAAACAATGATGTCAAACGTTTGCTGCAAATCATCCGTTTCCAAAATACTCTGATGTATAAAAGTAATAGCCACTTCATTTCTTTCGGCATTTCTTTGGGCCGTAGCCAATGCTTTTTCGGAAATATCCATAGCAAAAACCTGAGCTCCGGGAATATTTTTAGCGAGTGAAATAGCGATACAACCCGTTCCTGTACC encodes the following:
- a CDS encoding ABC transporter permease, whose product is MIGIGLFKENTRIALGAIRSQLLRTILTVMIIAIGITALVGILTVVSALENTIMKDFASMGANTFSINQYDFSERVNRNNAEQKINPIISYPQAKAFQDKYTFPFTTTSLSFTATSSAEVKHEAEKTDPEISVLGVDQNFLPNKGLEATKGRNFTGFDISNNNYVCILGSDFEKGLFKDMNPIDKTISVRGAKFKVIGVLKEKGSTFGNNQDLRVLIPIQVARSLFSAPNINYDINVMVSKKETLAMASDNATISMRKIRKLSPVQENNFGVERSDDLIQRLLSNTEVLRVSAWVIGIITVFGSSIALMNIMLVSVTERTREIGVRKSLGAKRSTIAWQFFTETLVIGQMGGILGIILGIGIGFGIAKAIDFNFVIPWMAIMAAFITTFIVAIVSGLYPAIKASKLDPVEALRYE
- the prmC gene encoding peptide chain release factor N(5)-glutamine methyltransferase, whose product is MLLKNYKVDFERELSALYDEYEIDSFFYILLEDFHHMKRVDLALNPTFELSPEMHHQWENVVSQLKEHRPIQYILGETEFFGLPFYVNENTLIPRPETEELVDWIIKENSQIEKKEGLRILDIGTGTGCIAISLAKNIPGAQVFAMDISEKALATAQRNAERNEVAITFIHQSILETDDLQQTFDIIVSNPPYVRNLEKVEIKKNVLDFEPHLALFVEDNDALVFYRKITELAMQNLSENGQLYFEINQYLGKEMVWLLEKYSFKNIELRKDIYDNDRMVRGVFR